One part of the Eucalyptus grandis isolate ANBG69807.140 chromosome 10, ASM1654582v1, whole genome shotgun sequence genome encodes these proteins:
- the LOC104423476 gene encoding F-box protein At5g46170-like, whose protein sequence is MIQKPCAPPHPPPPPGRAAPDGNPFDSLPDALLLLIFSKIADLNALVVCSSVCRRFRLVVPQVDALSLPLDYFDRRGGSSARRNPARALKRILQSFRARLVGSRSSASVCCSSGRVAPYGELSHLKYRFRELGDLRVELRNSTRSRGDDAARGSLTWWKAVFGSRLETCVVLSAASICRTSAGAPGGGGGGGGGVRERISESDLKSILETTRCSLVSASFRLVYFVPRDHGGLRSVVVSDDAGRGKLCMGEEELASFNGSSSAKGSSAEELRSQRLRSLRGPLRVSVWYVPVLDLPASGRRMKRVKIAAARRADDDREIAMEKDAELLIGAFGGDEERGKACDEAVVEMMRSSQKKGYELRIPRCLD, encoded by the coding sequence ATGATTCAAAAACCGTGcgctcctcctcatcctccgccgccgccgggccgCGCCGCTCCCGACGGGAACCCCTTCGATTCGCTCCCCGACGCCCTCCTCCTGCTCATCTTCTCCAAAATCGCCGACCTCAACGCCCTCGTCGTCTGCTCCTCCGTCTGCCGGCGCTTCCGCCTCGTCGTCCCCCAGGTCGAcgccctctccctccccctcgaCTACTTCGACCGCCGGGGTGGCTCCTCCGCCCGGAGGAACCCCGCTCGCGCCCTGAAGCGGATCCTCCAGAGCTTCCGCGCCAGGCTGGTCGGGTCAAGGTCGTCGGCCTCGGTCTGCTGCTCCAGCGGCCGCGTCGCCCCGTACGGCGAGCTCTCGCACCTCAAGTACCGGTTTCGCGAGCTCGGAGATCTCCGCGTGGAGCTCCGGAACTCCACGAGGTCGCGCGGCGACGATGCGGCTCGCGGCTCCCTCACCTGGTGGAAAGCCGTCTTCGGATCCCGGCTCGAGACCTGCGTCGTGCTCTCGGCGGCGTCGATTTGCAGGACCTCGGCCGGCGCCcccgggggcggcggcggcggcggcggcggagtcaGGGAGAGGATCAGCGAGTCCGACCTGAAGTCGATCCTCGAGACGACGAGGTGCTCGCTCGTGAGCGCGTCGTTTAGGCTCGTCTACTTCGTCCCTCGCGACCACGGGGGGCTCCGGAGCGTCGTGGTCTCGGACGACGCCGGGAGGGGGAAGCTGTGCATGGGAGAGGAAGAGCTGGCGAGCTTCAACGGGAGCTCGTCCGCGAAGGGGAGCTCCGCGGAGGAACTGAGGTCGCAGAGGCTGAGGAGCCTGAGAGGCCCTCTCCGAGTGAGCGTGTGGTACGTTCCCGTCCTGGATCTGCCGGCGAGCGGCCGCCGCATGAAGCGAGTGAAGATCGCCGCGGCTCGAAGGGCGGACGACGATCGGGAGATCGCGATGGAGAAGGACGCCGAGCTGTTGATCGGCGCTTTCGGCGGAGACGAGGAGAGAGGGAAGGCGTGCGACGAAGCTGTGGTGGAGATGATGAGAAGCAGCCAAAAGAAGGGGTACGAGTTGAGGATTCCGCGCTGCTTGGACTAG
- the LOC108955641 gene encoding uncharacterized protein LOC108955641 gives MSMSSSFAALAMYATEVRAVSDGKRSKAGDDNGRDPHGVRSSRLQPVSSSAPRVAENEPLRSSPYLSEKQSMPPRLAPQFDGLNCFETIVRR, from the exons ATGTCCATGTCCAGTTCTTTCGCTGCTTTGGCCATGTACGCCACTGAG GTTCGTGCAGTTTCGGACGGCAAAAGAAGCAAAGCGGGCGATGACAATGGGAGGGATCCTCATGGGGTGCGCTCGTCGCGGCTCCAACCGGTTTCGTCTTCAGCTCCAAGAGTCGCGGAGAACGAGCCATTGAGAAGCTCGCCTTACCTCTCCGAGAAGCAGAGCATGCCGCCGCGGTTGGCCCCTCAGTTTGATGGGCTCAACTGCTTCGAGACCATCGTCCGTCGATGA